One genomic segment of Pseudonocardia sp. T1-2H includes these proteins:
- a CDS encoding cytochrome P450, translated as MPFDPADPAFLADPYPTFARLRAEAEVHPHPGLGIPVAVSHAACSAVLRRRDLGRIWADAEPADSFTAFNLLHRNSLLEREGPGHSRLRGLVAAAFGRGHTARLAPRVRRLAARLVDDLAARVADDGEADLLEHVAATLPVEVIAELLGVEGPERALLRGWSNTIVTMYEPDPGEDRRAAAEKASAEFVGALRELAAFRRRAPSDDLVSGLLAEASADGARLSSDELVGTAALLLMAGHEATVNVIGNGVLALLRRPDEWARLGPATAPTAVEELIRFDAPLQLFERTAVVDVEVAGFPVPAGTKIAALLGAAAHDPAVFAEPGRLDLDRNPNPHLGFGAGVHYCLGAPLARLEVAAALEALRERLPALTLAGEPPRRPDFVMRGLVCLPVTT; from the coding sequence GTGCCGTTCGACCCTGCTGACCCCGCGTTTCTGGCCGATCCGTATCCGACGTTCGCGCGACTGCGGGCCGAGGCCGAGGTCCACCCGCATCCGGGGCTCGGCATTCCGGTCGCCGTGTCGCACGCGGCCTGCTCCGCCGTGCTGCGCCGCCGCGACCTCGGCCGGATCTGGGCGGACGCGGAGCCCGCGGACTCCTTCACCGCCTTCAACCTGCTGCACCGCAACTCCCTCCTCGAACGGGAGGGGCCCGGACACTCGCGGCTGCGCGGGCTCGTCGCGGCGGCGTTCGGGCGCGGGCACACCGCCCGGCTCGCGCCCCGGGTGCGCAGGCTGGCCGCCCGGCTCGTCGACGACCTGGCCGCCCGCGTCGCCGACGACGGCGAGGCGGACCTCCTCGAGCACGTCGCCGCGACACTGCCGGTGGAGGTGATCGCCGAACTGCTGGGCGTCGAGGGGCCGGAGCGCGCGCTGCTCCGAGGATGGTCGAACACGATCGTCACGATGTACGAGCCCGATCCGGGCGAGGACCGGCGGGCGGCGGCGGAGAAGGCGTCCGCGGAGTTCGTCGGGGCACTGCGCGAGCTCGCCGCCTTCCGCCGCCGGGCGCCGTCGGACGACCTGGTCAGCGGACTGCTGGCCGAGGCCTCCGCGGACGGGGCGCGCCTCTCCTCCGACGAGCTCGTCGGCACCGCGGCGCTGCTGCTGATGGCCGGGCACGAGGCCACGGTGAACGTGATCGGCAACGGGGTCCTCGCCCTGCTCCGCCGCCCCGACGAATGGGCCCGGCTGGGTCCCGCGACGGCCCCGACGGCCGTCGAGGAGCTCATCCGGTTCGACGCGCCGCTGCAGCTGTTCGAACGGACCGCGGTCGTCGACGTCGAGGTGGCCGGGTTCCCGGTGCCCGCCGGGACGAAGATCGCCGCCCTGCTGGGGGCCGCCGCGCACGATCCGGCGGTGTTCGCCGAGCCCGGGCGCCTGGACCTGGACCGGAACCCGAACCCGCACCTCGGCTTCGGTGCGGGCGTGCACTACTGCCTGGGCGCCCCGCTGGCCCGGCTCGAGGTCGCGGCGGCGCTGGAGGCGCTGCGCGAGCGGCTGCCGGCCCTGACGCTCGCGGGCGAGCCTCCACGGCGGCCGGACTTCGTCATGCGGGGACTGGTGTGCCTTCCGGTGACGACCTGA
- a CDS encoding histidine phosphatase family protein, translating to MTFSPYEPERDELRLVLVRHGQTDANVERMLDTVLPGHPLNETGHEQARTVAELLADWPVRAVYASLAQRARQTAEPIARALGLDVTPVEGVHEIFCGELEGRSDNLARREFEEVYEAWWGGDLGRSLPGGESAKELRERYLPVVERIVEHAEATYPAGSMVVLVSHGAAMRLAAGALLGDTAETSYVPNTGRVVLRRDAGTETGWALEWWDSGPTLTGDVTAGAPPETR from the coding sequence ATGACGTTCTCGCCGTACGAGCCGGAGCGCGACGAGCTGCGCCTGGTCCTGGTGCGCCACGGCCAGACCGACGCGAACGTGGAGCGGATGCTGGACACGGTCCTGCCCGGCCACCCACTGAACGAGACGGGCCACGAGCAGGCCAGGACCGTCGCCGAGCTGCTCGCGGACTGGCCGGTCCGCGCGGTCTACGCGTCCCTCGCACAGCGCGCGCGACAGACCGCCGAGCCGATCGCGCGGGCGCTGGGGCTGGACGTCACCCCGGTCGAGGGCGTGCACGAGATCTTCTGCGGGGAGCTCGAGGGCCGCTCGGACAACCTCGCCCGCCGAGAGTTCGAGGAGGTCTACGAGGCCTGGTGGGGTGGGGACCTGGGCCGCTCGCTGCCCGGCGGCGAGTCGGCGAAGGAGCTCCGCGAGCGCTACCTGCCGGTCGTCGAGCGGATCGTGGAGCACGCCGAGGCGACCTACCCGGCCGGGTCGATGGTCGTGCTCGTCAGCCACGGCGCGGCGATGCGGCTGGCCGCGGGCGCGCTGCTCGGGGACACCGCGGAGACCAGCTACGTCCCGAACACCGGGCGGGTGGTGCTGCGCCGCGACGCCGGCACCGAGACGGGCTGGGCGCTCGAATGGTGGGACTCCGGGCCGACCCTCACCGGGGACGTGACGGCGGGGGCGCCACCCGAGACGCGCTGA
- the pheA gene encoding prephenate dehydratase translates to MPRIGFLGPHATFTEQALRSLPESSDAELVPLAGSPAVLAAVRDGSVDAGCVPIENSVEGAVPPVLDGLVDDPPLVIVKEALVAVRFTLLVRPGTTRQDIRTVASHPHGIAQTRGWIAANLPDAEMRTCSSTSEGAAQVARGEVDAAVSSPLAATQHGLDVLADDIADNPGAVTRFVLLTRPSKPAPPTGRDRTTLAARTENRPGSLLELLTELGMRGIDLTRIESRPIKDRHAEYWFHLDCSGHVAEPAMGEALAALHRRCDVVRFLGSYPRAAGTAGAAAGGTSPASGPGAEEYAAAERWLADLRDGVRT, encoded by the coding sequence GTGCCCCGAATCGGTTTCCTCGGCCCGCACGCCACCTTCACCGAACAGGCGCTCCGGTCCCTTCCGGAGTCCAGTGACGCGGAGCTCGTGCCCCTTGCCGGCAGCCCGGCCGTCCTCGCGGCGGTCCGCGACGGCTCCGTCGACGCGGGCTGCGTGCCGATCGAGAACAGCGTCGAGGGTGCCGTGCCGCCCGTGCTCGACGGCCTGGTCGACGACCCGCCGCTCGTCATCGTGAAGGAGGCGCTCGTCGCCGTCCGCTTCACACTGCTCGTCCGCCCCGGCACGACGCGGCAGGACATCCGCACCGTCGCCTCGCACCCGCACGGCATCGCGCAGACCCGCGGCTGGATCGCGGCGAACCTGCCGGACGCCGAGATGCGGACCTGCTCGTCCACCTCGGAGGGGGCCGCGCAGGTCGCCCGCGGCGAGGTCGACGCCGCGGTGTCCAGCCCGCTCGCCGCCACCCAGCACGGGCTCGACGTCCTGGCGGACGACATCGCGGACAACCCCGGCGCCGTGACCCGGTTCGTGCTGCTCACCCGGCCGTCGAAGCCCGCGCCGCCCACCGGACGGGACCGCACGACGCTCGCGGCCCGGACGGAGAACCGGCCGGGCTCGTTGCTCGAGCTGCTCACCGAGCTCGGGATGCGCGGGATCGACCTGACCCGCATCGAGTCCCGGCCGATCAAGGACCGGCACGCCGAGTACTGGTTCCACCTGGACTGCAGCGGGCACGTCGCGGAGCCGGCGATGGGGGAGGCGCTCGCCGCGCTGCACCGCCGCTGCGACGTGGTCCGCTTCCTGGGGTCCTACCCGCGCGCCGCCGGGACCGCCGGTGCCGCCGCAGGAGGCACCTCGCCGGCCTCGGGACCCGGGGCGGAGGAGTACGCCGCCGCCGAACGCTGGCTGGCCGATCTGAGGGACGGGGTGCGGACATGA
- a CDS encoding ferritin, with protein MSDSKFLALLRDQIRNEFTASQQYAAVAVWLDDEDLPQLAAHFYAQALEERNHAMSMVQYLLDSDARVAIPGVDDVRNDFASVEDVVRLALAQEKQVTEQITTLARTARDEGDYLGEQFMQWFLKEQVEEVASMSTLLTVVQRAGDNLFHIEDFVNRELQKAAGTDTTAPPVAGGRV; from the coding sequence GTGTCCGACTCGAAGTTCCTTGCTCTGCTCAGAGACCAGATCCGCAACGAGTTCACGGCGAGCCAGCAGTACGCCGCCGTCGCGGTGTGGCTCGACGACGAGGATCTTCCCCAGCTCGCCGCGCACTTCTACGCCCAGGCGCTGGAGGAGCGGAACCACGCGATGAGCATGGTCCAGTACCTGCTCGACTCCGACGCCCGCGTCGCCATCCCCGGGGTCGACGACGTGCGCAACGACTTCGCGAGCGTCGAGGACGTCGTGCGGCTCGCGCTGGCCCAGGAGAAGCAGGTCACCGAGCAGATCACCACGCTCGCGCGGACCGCCCGGGACGAGGGCGACTACCTCGGCGAGCAGTTCATGCAGTGGTTCCTGAAGGAGCAGGTCGAGGAGGTCGCGTCCATGTCGACGCTGCTCACCGTCGTCCAGCGTGCCGGGGACAACCTGTTCCACATCGAGGACTTCGTGAACCGCGAGCTGCAGAAGGCAGCCGGGACGGACACCACGGCGCCGCCGGTCGCCGGGGGCCGCGTCTGA
- a CDS encoding DUF4328 domain-containing protein, whose protein sequence is MLRARVALSRLVPLLWITAAVALVAAGAETWRYFLLLASRTDALSTTAVRWSDGLVRTAGWASVAAFVPCGLVLVTWSLHALQAAGDRTATRPSRSPLTVVLGWLVPGPNLSVPGSLLAEIEHAGLDRSPDERPRPSRLVLLWWAVWALGVVLGVLTLLWSLRTGAQARADGVVLHALVDLTAVATAVLTLKVTRRLTALLAPPTGERREILVAVRPPAEPVPA, encoded by the coding sequence ATGCTGCGCGCCCGGGTCGCGCTGAGCCGGCTGGTGCCGCTGCTGTGGATCACCGCCGCCGTCGCGCTGGTCGCCGCCGGGGCCGAGACCTGGCGGTACTTCCTGCTGCTCGCGAGCCGCACGGACGCCCTGTCCACCACGGCCGTCCGCTGGTCGGACGGCTTGGTCCGCACCGCGGGGTGGGCCTCGGTCGCCGCGTTCGTGCCCTGCGGGCTGGTCCTCGTCACGTGGTCGCTGCACGCTCTGCAGGCCGCGGGGGACCGCACGGCCACCCGGCCCTCCCGCAGCCCGTTGACGGTCGTCCTGGGCTGGCTGGTGCCGGGGCCGAACCTGAGCGTGCCGGGCTCGCTGCTCGCGGAGATCGAGCACGCCGGGCTGGACCGCTCCCCGGACGAGCGGCCGCGGCCGTCCCGGCTGGTCCTTCTCTGGTGGGCCGTGTGGGCGCTGGGCGTGGTGCTGGGCGTCCTCACGCTGCTGTGGTCGTTGCGCACGGGCGCCCAGGCCCGCGCCGACGGCGTGGTGCTGCACGCGCTGGTGGACCTCACGGCGGTCGCGACGGCGGTGCTCACCCTGAAGGTCACCCGCCGGCTCACGGCGCTGCTCGCCCCGCCGACGGGGGAGCGACGGGAGATCCTGGTCGCGGTCAGGCCGCCGGCGGAACCCGTACCCGCATGA
- a CDS encoding septum formation family protein, whose protein sequence is MRQSKRVVTAILIGALTMLGVATLDTVAGATVPVLGSFAALPSPAGTAADEAQEAPPPPTSPGTCLNWSRKDAADTAVVDCARPHLFEQAGTVQLADQPRLPDDRTWQQLVNERCTPVVLGYLNGKFDPDGRYRVGALKPSQKKWDDGNRELRCGLQSASHSGALYPLTGRAADQDQSGVHEPGTCLAIDGRTVGDPVSCDAPHAVETVGIVDLAGKFPNAFPAVGDQDNFLQPECSRIAGEYAGGQQVITDKKLTVYWDNLTEESWNAGTRRVNCNLAALLPDRSGFAPVTGPVKGSVSVSDQVAPPASGTPGVPAPPTDSPDANPPAPADPSTAPSGEAPPSDAAPPSGEPPAPVPPPAGPAAPTTEPAADPGSPPVSVGT, encoded by the coding sequence GTGCGCCAGTCGAAGCGGGTCGTGACCGCGATCCTGATCGGCGCGCTGACGATGCTCGGCGTCGCCACCCTGGACACCGTCGCCGGTGCCACCGTGCCGGTCCTCGGGTCCTTCGCGGCGCTGCCGTCCCCGGCCGGCACCGCAGCGGACGAGGCCCAGGAGGCGCCGCCGCCCCCGACGTCCCCCGGCACCTGCCTCAACTGGTCCCGCAAGGACGCCGCGGACACCGCGGTCGTGGACTGTGCCCGGCCGCACCTGTTCGAGCAGGCCGGCACCGTGCAGCTGGCGGACCAGCCGCGCCTCCCGGACGACCGCACCTGGCAGCAGCTGGTCAACGAGCGCTGCACCCCGGTGGTGCTGGGCTACCTGAACGGGAAGTTCGACCCGGACGGCAGGTACCGCGTCGGCGCGCTCAAGCCGTCGCAGAAGAAGTGGGACGACGGCAACCGCGAGCTGCGCTGCGGCCTGCAGAGCGCCTCGCACTCCGGCGCGCTGTACCCGCTGACCGGCCGCGCCGCGGACCAGGACCAGTCCGGCGTCCACGAGCCGGGCACCTGCCTCGCGATCGACGGCCGCACCGTCGGGGACCCCGTCTCCTGCGACGCGCCGCACGCCGTCGAGACCGTCGGGATCGTGGACCTGGCCGGTAAGTTCCCGAACGCCTTCCCGGCCGTCGGGGACCAGGACAACTTCCTGCAGCCCGAGTGCTCGCGGATCGCCGGCGAGTACGCCGGAGGCCAGCAGGTCATCACGGACAAGAAGCTGACGGTCTACTGGGACAACCTCACCGAGGAGTCCTGGAACGCGGGCACCCGGCGGGTCAACTGCAACCTGGCCGCCCTGCTGCCGGACCGCAGCGGGTTCGCCCCGGTCACCGGCCCGGTCAAGGGGTCGGTCTCGGTGAGCGACCAGGTCGCCCCGCCGGCCAGCGGCACCCCGGGCGTCCCCGCACCGCCCACCGACTCGCCGGACGCGAACCCGCCCGCCCCCGCGGACCCGTCGACCGCGCCCAGCGGCGAGGCCCCGCCCTCGGACGCCGCGCCCCCGAGCGGCGAGCCCCCCGCCCCGGTGCCGCCGCCGGCGGGTCCCGCCGCCCCGACCACCGAGCCCGCGGCCGACCCGGGGTCGCCGCCCGTCTCGGTCGGGACGTAG
- a CDS encoding DUF3817 domain-containing protein, with protein MSISLALKAYRIAAWVTGVGLLVLVFYAMPMKYFFDTPGPVAVVGMLHGFLYMIYIVCALLLAERARFTPVFALLVLVAGTIPICSFIAERKVTHRVQDRLAAQNPAS; from the coding sequence ATGTCGATCTCCCTCGCCCTGAAGGCCTACCGGATCGCCGCGTGGGTCACCGGTGTCGGGCTGCTGGTGCTCGTCTTCTACGCGATGCCGATGAAGTACTTCTTCGACACCCCGGGCCCGGTCGCCGTGGTCGGGATGTTGCACGGCTTCCTGTACATGATCTACATCGTGTGTGCGCTGCTGCTCGCCGAGCGCGCCCGGTTCACCCCGGTGTTCGCGCTGCTCGTGCTGGTCGCGGGCACGATCCCGATCTGCTCGTTCATCGCCGAGCGCAAGGTCACCCACCGCGTCCAGGACAGGCTCGCGGCCCAGAACCCCGCGAGCTGA
- a CDS encoding rhodanese-like domain-containing protein — MSAVPSVTVADLPADATMLDVREADEWAAGRAPTSVHLPMSELTARISEIPDAEPLYVVCRSGGRSARVVAYLAGQGYPAVNVDGGMQAWAGQGRAVVADEGRAPEIV; from the coding sequence ATGAGTGCTGTCCCGTCCGTGACCGTGGCCGACCTGCCCGCCGACGCCACGATGCTCGACGTCCGTGAGGCGGACGAGTGGGCCGCCGGCCGCGCGCCGACGTCGGTCCACCTGCCGATGTCCGAGCTCACCGCCCGGATCTCCGAGATCCCGGACGCCGAGCCCCTCTATGTCGTGTGCCGCTCCGGCGGCCGCTCCGCCCGCGTGGTCGCCTACCTCGCCGGGCAGGGCTACCCCGCGGTGAACGTCGACGGCGGGATGCAGGCCTGGGCCGGTCAGGGCCGGGCGGTCGTGGCGGACGAGGGCCGCGCCCCCGAGATCGTCTGA
- a CDS encoding CPBP family intramembrane glutamic endopeptidase, protein MALREWLAPAPSDAVAVVRDRAGRRLLVLELLVVLTVTLGLSALRSALSLLDSLLSPTPLSEQSVALNAPAAQVGLVDLALQLVRALQLVGWGALGAYLLLRGGIALARVGLDARHPGRDAAGAVGLAALIGIPGLGLYLVARALGVSLDVAPSTLDDVWWRTPVLLFSAAANAWAEELVMIGYLLTRFRQLGWSENRSVLVSALLRGAYHLYQGLGGFVGNVVMGLVFGRVWQRTNRLWPLVGAHALIDIVAFVGYALLPTGWIS, encoded by the coding sequence GTGGCCCTACGGGAATGGCTGGCGCCCGCGCCGTCCGACGCGGTGGCCGTCGTGCGGGACCGCGCCGGCCGCCGGCTGCTCGTCCTCGAGCTCCTCGTCGTCCTGACCGTCACCCTCGGGCTCTCCGCGCTCCGCAGCGCGCTGTCGCTGCTGGACTCGCTCCTGTCGCCCACCCCGCTGTCCGAGCAGTCGGTCGCGCTCAACGCGCCGGCCGCGCAGGTGGGCCTGGTGGACCTCGCGCTCCAGCTGGTGCGGGCCCTGCAGCTGGTCGGCTGGGGCGCCCTGGGCGCCTACCTGCTGCTGCGCGGCGGGATCGCGCTGGCCCGCGTGGGACTGGACGCCCGGCACCCCGGCCGGGACGCCGCCGGTGCCGTCGGCCTCGCCGCGCTGATCGGCATCCCCGGGCTCGGTCTCTACCTCGTGGCGCGGGCCCTCGGCGTGAGCCTCGACGTGGCCCCCAGCACCCTCGACGACGTCTGGTGGCGCACCCCGGTCCTCCTGTTCTCCGCCGCGGCCAACGCGTGGGCGGAGGAGCTGGTGATGATCGGGTACCTGCTCACCCGGTTCCGCCAGCTCGGCTGGTCCGAGAACCGCTCGGTGCTGGTGTCCGCGCTGCTGCGCGGGGCCTACCACCTCTACCAGGGGCTCGGCGGGTTCGTCGGCAACGTCGTCATGGGGCTGGTGTTCGGCCGGGTGTGGCAGCGGACGAACCGGCTCTGGCCCCTCGTCGGCGCGCACGCGCTGATCGACATCGTGGCCTTCGTCGGCTACGCCCTGCTGCCCACCGGCTGGATCTCGTGA
- a CDS encoding SDR family NAD(P)-dependent oxidoreductase, with product MGLLDGKVVIVTGAGRGIGRGEALECAAQGAAVVVAEFDPDAGDTVAKEIVGAGGRAVAVGGDVADAGVANSLVEAAVEEFGGLDALVNNAGILRDRTIAKMTDDDWDAVVRVHLRGHFLPTRAAVQYWRENKRPGHVVSTASTSGLLGNFGQTNYGAAKAGIAAFSTIVAMEGARAGITSNAIAPTALTRMTLDLMPEEWKRQRDAELERGGFDFFAPENVAPLVAYLCSDESSHISGKVFGVQGDSVEIFQPFTSVAEVTNGGRRWEPSELAGRIDGLFTASGIQPGPENMMDRMRYKIL from the coding sequence ATGGGACTTCTCGACGGCAAGGTCGTCATCGTGACCGGTGCCGGGCGCGGCATCGGGCGCGGTGAGGCGCTCGAATGTGCGGCACAGGGTGCGGCGGTGGTGGTGGCGGAGTTCGACCCGGACGCGGGGGACACGGTCGCCAAGGAGATCGTCGGCGCGGGCGGCCGGGCCGTCGCCGTCGGCGGGGACGTGGCGGACGCCGGCGTCGCGAACTCGCTGGTCGAGGCGGCGGTAGAGGAGTTCGGCGGCCTCGACGCGCTGGTCAACAACGCGGGCATCCTGCGGGACCGCACGATCGCCAAGATGACCGACGACGACTGGGACGCCGTCGTCCGCGTCCACCTGCGGGGCCACTTCCTCCCCACGCGTGCCGCGGTGCAGTACTGGCGCGAGAACAAGCGGCCGGGCCACGTGGTGAGCACCGCGTCCACGTCCGGCCTGCTCGGCAACTTCGGCCAGACGAACTACGGCGCGGCCAAGGCGGGCATCGCGGCGTTCTCCACGATCGTGGCGATGGAGGGTGCCCGGGCCGGCATCACGTCGAACGCGATCGCCCCGACCGCCCTCACCCGGATGACGCTGGACCTGATGCCGGAGGAGTGGAAGCGACAGCGCGACGCCGAGCTGGAGCGGGGCGGGTTCGACTTCTTCGCGCCCGAGAACGTCGCGCCGCTCGTCGCCTACCTCTGCTCGGACGAGTCCAGCCACATCAGCGGCAAGGTCTTCGGCGTGCAGGGGGACAGCGTCGAGATCTTCCAGCCGTTCACCTCGGTCGCCGAGGTGACCAATGGCGGCCGGCGCTGGGAGCCGTCGGAGCTGGCCGGGCGGATCGACGGCCTGTTCACCGCCTCCGGCATCCAGCCCGGCCCGGAGAACATGATGGACCGCATGCGGTACAAGATCCTCTGA
- a CDS encoding metallopeptidase family protein, translating to MPVVMGRQRFEELVSDALDTVPPRLTAAMDNVVVLVEDRNDEEPSLLGLYTGVALTERTSDYGGVLPDRITIYREAILDVCDSADDVVQEVAVTVVHEIAHHFGIDEDTLHDLGWG from the coding sequence GTGCCCGTCGTGATGGGCCGGCAGCGGTTCGAGGAGCTGGTGTCCGACGCCCTCGACACCGTGCCGCCCCGACTGACGGCGGCGATGGACAACGTGGTCGTGCTGGTCGAGGACCGCAACGACGAGGAGCCGTCGCTGCTCGGGCTGTACACGGGCGTCGCCCTCACCGAGCGCACCAGTGACTACGGCGGCGTCCTGCCGGACCGGATCACGATCTACCGGGAGGCGATCCTGGACGTGTGCGACTCGGCGGACGACGTCGTCCAGGAGGTCGCGGTCACCGTCGTGCACGAGATCGCCCACCACTTCGGGATCGACGAGGACACCCTCCACGACCTCGGCTGGGGCTGA
- a CDS encoding DUF5926 family protein yields MSKKNRHRTAAAAADGENPRRPCPCGSGKRYKACHGAGDDVIVIRPFEGLAAEPDLVAMREFLPSAVAPLPLRTKGERPVRIASVLPGASAALVRPDGEILLGMQVQTRSGDLSADVARALRWAEQAEPGEALSVVGPGVGGSEVVRLQDLLIADAPLEPELFPDFAWWIAEGVDETSPEVAATLERANSVIMPTEAVAGPGVRAAYWVDTGAKAHLRWVRPEPEDALMAALARLHAAGALELSEGSRYAGAFRAHGLLVPVWDLDRELHAKEWAEPAAAFAKRLAQALADETPLTTQERGARDAIAGKQVTLR; encoded by the coding sequence ATGTCCAAGAAGAATCGCCACCGCACCGCCGCTGCCGCGGCCGACGGTGAGAACCCCCGCCGCCCCTGTCCGTGTGGTTCCGGCAAGCGCTACAAGGCGTGCCACGGAGCCGGCGACGACGTGATCGTCATCCGCCCGTTCGAGGGGCTGGCCGCGGAGCCGGACCTGGTCGCGATGCGGGAGTTCCTGCCGTCCGCGGTCGCGCCGCTGCCGTTGCGCACGAAGGGCGAGCGTCCGGTGCGGATCGCGTCCGTGCTGCCCGGCGCCTCCGCGGCGCTGGTCCGGCCGGACGGCGAGATCCTGCTCGGGATGCAGGTGCAGACCCGTTCCGGGGACCTCTCGGCGGACGTCGCCCGGGCGCTGCGCTGGGCCGAGCAGGCGGAGCCGGGGGAGGCGCTGTCCGTCGTCGGGCCCGGGGTCGGGGGCAGCGAGGTGGTGCGGCTGCAGGACCTGCTGATCGCGGACGCGCCGCTGGAGCCGGAGCTGTTCCCGGACTTCGCCTGGTGGATCGCCGAGGGCGTCGACGAGACGTCTCCCGAGGTCGCCGCGACCCTCGAGCGCGCCAATTCGGTGATCATGCCGACCGAGGCCGTCGCCGGGCCGGGCGTCCGCGCCGCCTACTGGGTGGACACGGGCGCGAAGGCGCACCTGCGCTGGGTGCGCCCCGAGCCGGAGGACGCGCTGATGGCGGCCCTGGCCCGGCTGCACGCGGCCGGCGCGCTGGAGCTCTCGGAGGGCAGCCGCTACGCCGGCGCGTTCCGGGCCCACGGCCTGCTCGTCCCGGTGTGGGACCTGGACCGGGAGCTGCACGCGAAGGAGTGGGCGGAGCCCGCCGCGGCCTTCGCGAAGCGCCTGGCGCAGGCCCTCGCCGACGAGACCCCGCTGACGACACAGGAGCGCGGCGCCCGGGACGCGATCGCCGGCAAGCAGGTCACCCTGCGCTGA
- a CDS encoding DUF2470 domain-containing protein, which produces MGGTRLRRPPAPTDAERARSVAVRGGHAALVGTGAPEPVVPLVHHLHADGSAVLLLADDSPVLARIREAEDGELPVMLEVTDRAPVDLREPVRALLWITGRLHAPDAESARRAALQVADVVPHPGLLDLGHGATLVRLSPGSAVLADAEGSAVLAPVDLAAARPDPFCRLEDHWLSHLEEAHPDVFDALARHLPPPLRATRGARVRPLGVDRCGLRLRVETPQGDHDVRLAWQHDVTTVEELRTQLGLLVGCPFRSASPREVGNVADEPG; this is translated from the coding sequence GTGGGAGGCACCCGACTCCGGCGTCCGCCGGCCCCGACGGACGCCGAACGTGCCCGCAGCGTGGCGGTCCGCGGCGGCCACGCCGCCCTCGTCGGGACCGGCGCCCCGGAACCCGTCGTGCCGCTCGTGCACCACCTGCACGCCGACGGTTCCGCGGTGCTGCTGCTGGCCGACGACTCCCCGGTGCTCGCCCGGATCCGGGAGGCCGAGGACGGCGAGCTCCCGGTGATGCTGGAGGTGACCGACCGGGCCCCGGTCGACCTGCGGGAGCCCGTCCGCGCCCTGCTGTGGATCACCGGCCGGCTGCACGCGCCCGACGCGGAATCCGCGCGCCGCGCCGCCCTGCAGGTCGCCGACGTGGTCCCGCACCCCGGCCTGCTCGACCTGGGGCACGGCGCCACCCTCGTCCGGCTCAGCCCCGGCTCCGCGGTCCTCGCGGACGCCGAGGGCAGCGCGGTGCTCGCCCCCGTGGACCTGGCCGCGGCCCGCCCGGACCCGTTCTGCCGGCTCGAGGACCACTGGCTGAGCCATCTCGAGGAGGCCCATCCGGACGTCTTCGACGCCCTGGCCCGGCACCTGCCGCCCCCGCTGCGCGCCACCCGAGGCGCCCGGGTCCGGCCGCTCGGGGTGGACCGCTGCGGCCTGCGGCTGCGCGTGGAGACCCCGCAGGGGGATCACGACGTGCGGCTGGCGTGGCAGCACGACGTGACGACGGTCGAGGAGCTGCGCACGCAGCTCGGCCTGCTCGTCGGGTGCCCGTTCCGCTCGGCGTCCCCGCGCGAGGTCGGGAACGTGGCGGACGAGCCGGGCTGA